The Patescibacteria group bacterium genomic sequence GGAGGGCGGATAGGTTTTTGTCGTGATTTGTTGGCATAAAGCTAACTTACCATTAGTTTACACCATTTTAAGACAAAAAGAAAGCTCAATTTGGGGCTGGGATACCAGCTATCGTCTTAGAGATTTCAGTGAAACCAACTGGGCTAATATCAAATTTTTGTAGACGAATAAGTGAGATACTATTTCCTATTTTCTATTCAAAGCTACCGGGCAGGGACTCGGTCACTCTCGTGGATTTTTATTTCATCTTTGACTCATAAAAATCTCACTCCATCGACCCCCACTCGCACCGTGGCCTCCGGCCAGCTTGCCGGCGCTCGGTTCGAGTCCCTCCCGGTCAGAGACCAGCTAAACTCCAATACTCCGTATCGGAGTTGAAGCTACTCTAACTGCCGGGCAGGGACTCGTCCCGCAGTTACTAATTCGCTTACGCTCATAAGTACTGCTGGACGCGGCTCGCGATCTCGCTCCTATTGGTCGCTCGATAACGCTCCGCCTTTCGAGTCCTGACGCGAGCAAAGCAGTTTGCTCGCTCCCGGCATTTTTCACTGCGTTCAAAACTGCCGGGCAGGGACTCGAACCCCAATTAATGGCTTCAAAGGCCACTGTCCTACCATTAGACGACCCGGCAATACATCACTTTTAAAAATCACTTCTTATCTTGCCCGATAAGCTTGATGAGCGCAAGCTCAAGCGGCAACTGCGGAATGTACGAATATCCTATCTGCTGATACGCCTCCAGGAGCGCCACGAGGGCAGTACTGCTTAGCTTTGAGTCTTTCTCTTCCGCGTACTCTTTCAAGAGCCCCGCGTCCTCCTCGGTGAAATCCTGCACGATCTTTTCCGTCATTTCGGGCGCGTAGCGAAGGAGAAGTACCGCGCGGAGTTTGCGCAAAATGAGTTTCACATACACCTTCATATCCACGTTGTATTCCACCGCCGTGTGGATATCCGCGAGTCCTTCTGCAAGCTTTCCTTCCGCGATCGCGGAAAGAACGCCATTGACGAGCTTGGTGCTCGGCGCGCCTACAATTTGCTCCACTTCTTCACGGGTTATCTTTTTGTCGGCGGAGAAAGCGGTCAATTTCTGAAGAATCCCGAGTGTGTCGCGGAACGATCCGTCTCCCAAAAGGGCAATGAGGTCGGCGGAAGCGCTCTCCAGTTTCAATCCTTCCTTCTTCGCCGTATCAAGCACCATCTGCTTCAGGAGCTCGTGGTTGGGTTTCTTGAAGGTGAATGTTTGGCAACGTGACACAACTGTTTCAGGAAGTTTCTCAAGTTCCGTAGTCGCAAGGATGAATATCACGTGCTTGGGCGGCTCTTCAAGCGTTTTCAAAAGCGCGTTGAATGCCTCTTTCGTGAGCATGTGCACTTCGTCAATGATATAGACCTTGTAGGGTGATTCAAGCGGAAGCATATTCACCGCGTCGCGCAACTCGCGGATGTCATCAATGCCACGGTTACTCGCCGCGTCTATTTCATACACGTCATTTACAGAGACGCCAATCTCGCGCGCAAAAATGCGCGCCACGGTCGTCTTGCCTGTTCCGCGCGTCCCGTAAAAAAGATACGCGTGGGCAACTTTGTCATTTTCAATCGCTCCCTTGAGCACTTTAATGACATGGTCTTGCCCCTGTACCTCGTCCCATTGCGCCGGCCGATATTTTCTATACAACGCGATTTCGCTCATGGGTAGAAGTATATCAGAAAATACGGCCCAAGAAAAAACGGCGCGTACATGCGCCGTTTGTGGAAACTTGTTTCAAACGAAAAATTATTTGAAAAACCATGTGAGGATAACAATGATAACCGCTATCCGCAATGGCATGTTCAGGGTCTCCTTCATCCTCCAACGACGAACTTTTTGGTCCATAACTCCCCCTTTTGTGGAAAACGTGAAAAAACAGACCACTACTGCAAACATCCTACCACAAGATACTGTTTTAGTACCATACCTGCCGTCGGGTATTAAGTAAAAACGCCCTGCACATGCAAGGCGTTTTAATATTCGTGTGAATATCATTCTTTACGGGAATTCACAAGATTCGCACAGAAGAACAAAATGAGTCCGATGAGCGCCGCGATAGCCAAACAACTTGTAAAAGAATAAATGATGATTGTCTCACCAGCTGCTGCCAGTTTAAAAGCAAGGAAGTGGGCTAGCATCTTCATGGTAATCCTCCATTTTCACCATACTGTGCCACTACTATTATAAAGAGCCGGTACCAATTTACTGTTTCTAATGTACCACACTTTTCAAGTTTTTGCAAGGAATCGGGCTATAATCCGCTCAATTCCCGCCACATCCGCCGTTTCCATAAGCTCCATCCTCAATTCCTTCGCGCCGTCAAATCCGTGCACATATGCTTTGTAATGCTTTTTCATGATGGCGAAGTTTTTGATATCGCCCAGTTTCTTCTCAAAAAGTTTCGTATGCTCCACCATAACCCGAAGTTTTTCCTCCAAAGGAACGTCTGAAACTTGTATATTTTTATTGAACAGCCACGGGTTGCCGAAGATAGCGCGCCCCAACATCACCCCGTCGGCGCCGCTCTCACGCGCTTTCTCTTCCCCGTCTTTCATATCCGTGACATCGCCATTGCCAATGATAAGGGTCTTCACGCCCATCGCATCGCGGAGCTCCACCACCCGCTTCACATCACTCCAGCGCGCGGGCACTTTGGACATTTCTTTCCGCGTGCGCGCGTGGATCGTCAAAGCCGCAAGGCCCTCTCCAAGCAACATGGATATCCATTCATCTATTTGGTCTTTGTTGTAGCCGACGCGCGTTTTTACCGACACCGGCAAACCGCCGCTCCCTTCCTTGAGCGCCGCGATCAGCTCTTTTGCAAGGTCGGGATTTTTTATGAGCGCCGCGCCCGCGCCCTGTTTCTCAACGCTTCTGTCGGGACATCCCATGTTGATATCAGCGCCATCAAAACCAAGCTCCCGGATGAGCAATCCCGCTTTGTAAAAATTTTCCGGATGAGCACCGAATACTTGCGCCACGATAGGGTGTTCTCCTTTGGTGTATTCCAAATCTCGCAACAGCACTTCTCGCCCCTTGCTTGCCAGGCCGTCGCATGACACAAACTCCGTCCAAAAAACATCGGGACCTCCGTGGGTAGTGCCGTGTTCGCTGTATTTCGCGATGATCTCCCGAAATGCCGTGTCGGTCACATCCGCCATGGGCGCAAGCGCGAAAAACGGCCCGCCTTGACTCGGCGAGGCAGGCTTCTTTAATTTTTCC encodes the following:
- a CDS encoding tRNA-dihydrouridine synthase, with the translated sequence MDQGFWEKLKKPASPSQGGPFFALAPMADVTDTAFREIIAKYSEHGTTHGGPDVFWTEFVSCDGLASKGREVLLRDLEYTKGEHPIVAQVFGAHPENFYKAGLLIRELGFDGADINMGCPDRSVEKQGAGAALIKNPDLAKELIAALKEGSGGLPVSVKTRVGYNKDQIDEWISMLLGEGLAALTIHARTRKEMSKVPARWSDVKRVVELRDAMGVKTLIIGNGDVTDMKDGEEKARESGADGVMLGRAIFGNPWLFNKNIQVSDVPLEEKLRVMVEHTKLFEKKLGDIKNFAIMKKHYKAYVHGFDGAKELRMELMETADVAGIERIIARFLAKT
- the dnaX gene encoding DNA polymerase III subunit gamma/tau, whose product is MSEIALYRKYRPAQWDEVQGQDHVIKVLKGAIENDKVAHAYLFYGTRGTGKTTVARIFAREIGVSVNDVYEIDAASNRGIDDIRELRDAVNMLPLESPYKVYIIDEVHMLTKEAFNALLKTLEEPPKHVIFILATTELEKLPETVVSRCQTFTFKKPNHELLKQMVLDTAKKEGLKLESASADLIALLGDGSFRDTLGILQKLTAFSADKKITREEVEQIVGAPSTKLVNGVLSAIAEGKLAEGLADIHTAVEYNVDMKVYVKLILRKLRAVLLLRYAPEMTEKIVQDFTEEDAGLLKEYAEEKDSKLSSTALVALLEAYQQIGYSYIPQLPLELALIKLIGQDKK